The proteins below come from a single Candidatus Brocadiia bacterium genomic window:
- a CDS encoding four helix bundle protein yields MNQNINHKPGAYDLEERTYKFTDDVIEYVHHIPQTVSNIEIIKQLVRSSGSVGANYIEANESLSKKDFIMRVKISKKEAKESRYWLRLSRVAVGDKICETKERLINESIELMKIFGAIIEKSQ; encoded by the coding sequence ATGAACCAAAATATAAATCACAAACCGGGAGCCTACGACCTGGAAGAGCGGACTTATAAATTTACCGATGATGTCATAGAATACGTTCACCATATACCACAAACAGTATCCAATATTGAAATAATCAAACAATTAGTCCGGTCCAGCGGCTCTGTCGGCGCAAATTATATAGAGGCGAATGAATCTCTTAGCAAGAAAGACTTTATAATGAGGGTTAAGATATCTAAAAAGGAAGCCAAAGAAAGCCGGTATTGGCTGAGATTAAGCCGGGTGGCAGTTGGGGATAAAATCTGCGAGACAAAAGAACGCTTGATTAATGAATCAATCGAGCTGATGAAGATATTCGGTGCGATCATAGAGAAGTCTCAATAG
- a CDS encoding tetratricopeptide repeat protein, with product MVRNVIVTVFLIYMVVVNVLCFVFMDSASKAKSQLVEQERTLEGKTSAKDAELSKLKLENNQLAERMTSLFTKNQTMEKESAAYTNRIEQALSEKEAVKKELESIRAEIKKAREDADNYKTQLEVKTDEIRENVRKELVSSIEAEKAKVTKERDMLKDMFQQAQKERDTFRSEYQRTKNELTQVTDEKTTLDRKYGNYEKQLKNEQEEKNKLASDLRDERTKTTNLSKEKTDLTSANALLSAKVKDGESKTAQLTKQQQEASDKIAQYIKDTSNLESQLKTEKTERVKYYEKSVKFEEQVTNLTREKDSAEKNVVRLTKDLQVQVEYNKKIEVDSESRIKKLMQEKDSAREELLAEKEKSTKEQLKLKDEIITANREKETFKSDLKSTQDELKSVNAQLTVLSGQFDAAQKSLIETQRENVASKAELKSKTLALTNADGEINSLTKTVELADAQNKKQGSEKKELEQKITGLNQEVSATKEKLQMANDLLAKTQEQLSGTEAELKKTSEEKEKLNVNYVRETKENNIKLQDVQARLEAKSGQLDEVAVELEKGKGLLVKNEAEIKRITEDKAKADANYVQEIKNTKNKLQEVQAGFDAKSKEFELTALELEKAKGLLAKSESENKKISEEKSKNESIYSQDIKESKDKLKETGDKLVSVNVQMQVTANELAQLKDQSAKTQLELKKVSDEKSRIGLETAKEIKQKTEDLAEAKEQITALKDSKKTLEASQKELLAKVDEQAGKIRTMIQDASLNNTQITSLNTRVTEYEARDVAMSKQIAILDEDLRKRTNELNEKLRKAVYERDDYVSLLRFSQDKVTSLEKDIKRWEETNKNLDKNYATLERKSKDTELEKVKIADELKSIQSKLEIHGKGLDEATKDLSKTKEEKDKLAKDNDRLIRENAGFNSQVTNLTANVSELNKLLTDVKKDKKTLEEQVSKISEQLTTTNKDALTAKDRNDQLLKDIAALESRAKAQEYELNDQIRKERDAKFTAVNDLNTAKGTIQTLTWQTSELTVKNDNLNKTVTTVQNQIKALETDMQAAIDKERKEKTNLSARFDETDQKLKTIQKSETDLRQRNADLDKEMLALKNDIENKIQQRIQERETDYVKRLKEANDKVKFMEETMTKERSAFHYNLAEAYVKSRMFEEAIRSYEQAKTLSPKDPAIYYNMGLVYDEFLDNPSMAISAYSKYLELAPADSPDRSKVEKWVEGCQKRLKDPRGGMR from the coding sequence ATGGTGCGTAATGTTATTGTCACGGTATTCTTGATATACATGGTTGTGGTTAACGTGCTTTGTTTCGTCTTTATGGATTCGGCCTCAAAAGCCAAGTCTCAGCTGGTTGAGCAGGAGAGGACTCTTGAAGGGAAAACCAGCGCTAAAGACGCCGAGCTAAGCAAACTTAAATTAGAAAATAACCAGTTGGCCGAGAGGATGACCAGCCTTTTTACCAAGAACCAAACCATGGAAAAGGAATCGGCGGCTTATACTAATCGGATAGAGCAGGCTCTTTCCGAAAAAGAAGCTGTTAAAAAAGAACTGGAATCCATTCGGGCTGAAATCAAAAAAGCCCGCGAAGATGCCGATAACTACAAAACCCAGCTGGAAGTCAAAACTGATGAGATAAGAGAGAATGTTAGGAAAGAGCTGGTGTCTTCTATTGAGGCTGAAAAAGCCAAGGTTACCAAAGAGCGCGATATGCTTAAGGATATGTTTCAGCAGGCGCAAAAAGAACGCGATACTTTCAGGAGCGAATACCAGCGGACCAAGAATGAATTAACGCAGGTGACTGATGAGAAAACAACGCTGGATAGAAAATACGGCAACTACGAAAAACAGTTAAAGAACGAGCAAGAGGAGAAAAACAAGTTAGCCAGTGATTTGCGAGATGAAAGAACAAAAACGACAAACTTATCTAAGGAAAAAACAGATTTAACCAGCGCTAACGCTTTGTTGTCAGCCAAGGTTAAGGATGGCGAATCTAAAACAGCCCAGCTTACCAAACAACAGCAGGAAGCAAGCGATAAAATAGCTCAATACATTAAGGATACGTCGAATCTTGAATCGCAGCTTAAGACTGAAAAGACGGAAAGAGTGAAATATTACGAAAAGTCGGTAAAGTTTGAGGAGCAGGTTACTAATCTAACCCGGGAAAAAGACAGCGCCGAAAAGAATGTAGTACGTTTGACCAAAGATTTGCAGGTGCAGGTTGAGTACAATAAAAAAATTGAGGTGGATTCGGAATCACGGATAAAGAAGCTGATGCAGGAAAAAGACAGCGCCAGGGAGGAATTGTTGGCCGAGAAGGAAAAATCAACTAAGGAACAGCTGAAACTAAAGGATGAAATAATCACCGCTAACCGGGAAAAAGAAACATTCAAAAGCGATCTGAAATCAACCCAGGATGAATTGAAATCAGTTAATGCCCAATTAACCGTTCTGTCTGGGCAGTTTGACGCGGCACAGAAGTCATTAATTGAAACCCAAAGGGAAAATGTCGCTTCCAAGGCCGAACTTAAATCAAAAACGCTGGCTTTGACTAACGCTGATGGTGAAATAAATTCGCTTACTAAGACGGTAGAATTGGCGGATGCCCAGAATAAAAAGCAGGGTTCGGAGAAGAAAGAGTTGGAGCAAAAAATAACCGGGTTAAATCAAGAGGTAAGCGCAACTAAAGAGAAACTTCAGATGGCTAATGACTTGTTAGCAAAAACTCAAGAACAACTTAGCGGAACCGAAGCGGAACTGAAAAAGACGTCTGAGGAGAAAGAAAAACTCAACGTTAACTATGTCCGGGAAACTAAGGAAAACAATATCAAGTTGCAGGATGTTCAAGCAAGATTAGAGGCAAAAAGCGGGCAACTGGATGAGGTAGCAGTGGAACTGGAGAAGGGCAAGGGATTATTGGTCAAGAATGAAGCTGAGATAAAGAGAATAACAGAGGATAAAGCCAAGGCAGATGCTAATTATGTCCAAGAAATTAAAAATACAAAGAATAAACTCCAGGAAGTTCAGGCGGGCTTTGATGCAAAATCTAAGGAGTTTGAGTTGACAGCCTTAGAATTGGAAAAGGCTAAGGGGTTATTGGCAAAAAGTGAGTCCGAAAATAAGAAAATAAGCGAGGAGAAGAGCAAGAACGAATCAATTTACAGCCAAGATATAAAGGAAAGCAAGGATAAGCTGAAAGAAACCGGTGATAAATTAGTATCCGTAAACGTCCAAATGCAGGTTACGGCTAACGAATTAGCGCAACTTAAAGATCAATCAGCTAAAACCCAGTTAGAGTTAAAGAAGGTTTCCGATGAAAAATCTAGGATAGGGTTAGAGACCGCAAAGGAGATAAAACAAAAAACAGAGGATTTGGCCGAAGCCAAAGAGCAGATTACAGCACTTAAAGATTCCAAAAAGACCTTAGAAGCTTCTCAGAAGGAGTTGTTAGCCAAGGTTGATGAGCAAGCGGGTAAAATAAGGACTATGATCCAGGATGCGTCATTAAACAATACCCAGATAACATCTTTAAATACAAGGGTAACGGAATATGAGGCGCGCGATGTTGCTATGTCCAAACAAATCGCCATTTTGGATGAGGATTTGAGGAAACGGACGAATGAATTAAATGAAAAACTGAGAAAAGCGGTTTATGAACGCGATGATTATGTATCTTTACTCCGGTTTTCACAGGACAAGGTGACTTCTCTTGAAAAAGATATTAAGCGCTGGGAGGAAACCAACAAGAATCTGGACAAGAATTATGCAACATTGGAAAGGAAGAGCAAGGATACCGAGCTGGAAAAGGTAAAAATTGCCGATGAGCTTAAATCCATACAAAGCAAGCTTGAAATCCATGGCAAAGGGCTTGATGAAGCAACAAAGGATTTGAGCAAGACCAAGGAAGAAAAAGATAAACTGGCCAAAGATAACGACCGGTTAATCAGAGAAAATGCTGGTTTCAATTCCCAGGTAACTAATCTGACAGCCAATGTTTCTGAACTTAACAAATTGCTGACAGACGTTAAAAAGGACAAGAAAACACTAGAAGAGCAAGTGTCCAAAATAAGCGAGCAGCTAACGACAACGAACAAAGATGCTTTAACTGCTAAAGACCGGAATGACCAGCTATTAAAGGATATTGCGGCTCTGGAAAGCCGCGCTAAAGCCCAAGAATATGAGCTTAACGACCAGATAAGGAAAGAGCGGGATGCTAAATTTACGGCCGTAAACGATTTAAACACGGCTAAAGGCACTATCCAGACGTTAACCTGGCAGACCTCGGAATTGACGGTTAAGAATGACAACCTTAATAAAACCGTCACAACTGTACAGAATCAGATTAAAGCCTTAGAAACCGATATGCAGGCGGCTATAGACAAGGAGCGTAAGGAAAAAACCAATCTGTCTGCCCGGTTTGACGAAACAGACCAAAAACTAAAAACTATCCAGAAATCGGAAACTGACCTTAGGCAGAGGAATGCCGATCTGGACAAGGAAATGTTGGCCCTTAAAAACGATATAGAGAATAAGATTCAGCAGCGTATTCAGGAAAGGGAAACTGACTACGTAAAACGGCTTAAAGAAGCCAATGACAAAGTTAAGTTTATGGAAGAGACTATGACCAAAGAAAGGTCAGCCTTCCATTACAACCTGGCCGAGGCGTATGTAAAGAGCCGGATGTTTGAAGAAGCCATCAGGTCGTACGAGCAGGCCAAGACGCTTTCCCCCAAGGACCCGGCCATTTATTACAATATGGGCTTGGTCTATGACGAATTTCTGGATAACCCATCAATGGCAATCAGCGCTTATAGCAAATACCTAGAATTGGCCCCGGCTGATTCCCCGGACCGCTCAAAGGTGGAAAAGTGGGTTGAAGGATGCCAGAAACGGTTAAAAGACCCCAGGGGCGGGATGAGGTAA
- a CDS encoding AAA family ATPase yields the protein MSYYRILGLNKEPFSTSPDPEFFYESRGHKAALTNLIIEMRLRRGLSVILGDVGAGKTTLSRKLIQALSAREGFNFHIIFDPTFPDENIFLYSLARIFGIESVKGTPTNFELKEALEHFLYRKGVEENKTVVLVIDEAQKLNETTLEALRILLNFETNEFKLLQVVLLGQLELHSRVINIPNLIDRVSYKYTINPLDVEEVHQMIDFRLRQAGYELSTPLFTNEAIKEVHRYTKGYPRQIGLLCHKALKEIIMRNRAMVDDHIIKDIVREEIENGWGNPKANVNIPIIQK from the coding sequence ATGAGCTACTACAGAATTTTAGGATTGAATAAAGAGCCTTTTTCAACCAGCCCGGACCCGGAATTCTTCTACGAATCGCGCGGGCATAAGGCGGCACTGACGAATCTGATAATCGAGATGCGCCTGCGCCGGGGGTTGAGCGTGATCCTGGGCGACGTCGGGGCGGGCAAGACCACCCTGAGCCGGAAACTAATTCAGGCGCTTTCGGCCCGCGAGGGGTTTAACTTCCACATTATCTTTGACCCGACCTTCCCGGACGAGAATATATTTTTATATTCGCTGGCCCGGATTTTCGGCATCGAAAGCGTCAAGGGTACGCCGACTAATTTCGAGCTCAAGGAGGCGTTGGAACATTTTCTGTACAGGAAGGGCGTCGAGGAAAACAAGACCGTGGTGCTGGTAATTGACGAGGCCCAGAAACTGAACGAGACGACGCTCGAGGCGCTGCGGATACTTTTGAACTTCGAGACCAATGAGTTTAAGTTGTTGCAGGTGGTGCTGCTGGGCCAGCTGGAACTGCATTCGCGGGTTATCAATATCCCCAACCTGATTGACCGGGTCAGTTATAAATACACCATAAATCCTCTGGATGTGGAAGAGGTGCACCAGATGATTGATTTTCGCTTAAGGCAGGCCGGGTACGAATTAAGCACCCCGCTTTTTACCAACGAGGCGATCAAGGAAGTCCATCGTTACACCAAGGGTTATCCGCGCCAGATCGGGTTGTTGTGCCACAAGGCGCTTAAAGAAATAATCATGCGTAACCGGGCGATGGTTGATGACCATATAATCAAGGATATCGTCCGCGAGGAAATAGAAAACGGCTGGGGCAACCCCAAGGCCAACGTCAATATTCCGATAATACAGAAGTAA
- a CDS encoding fibronectin type III domain-containing protein produces MNIFLRISICLAVALILLPGCMSAAMVVSSTQAKAPPKAPSNLVATPESSSEIILSWQDNSDDEQGFIIERKIGLYGAYEETLFVSPTDIPSAPSMVHAPDSDLSPDTNYYYRIRTYNGNGRSGYSNEANAETALVAPSGLTATAISASQINLSWTDNSQTEDGFIIERWNGSDFVQIATVGPNTVDFSDVNLKPNTYYLYRVKAYRQSNYSDPSEPGEVIKK; encoded by the coding sequence ATGAACATATTCCTACGCATCAGCATCTGCCTGGCCGTCGCTTTGATACTGTTGCCCGGCTGCATGTCCGCGGCCATGGTCGTATCCAGCACCCAAGCCAAGGCCCCGCCCAAAGCACCTTCAAACTTGGTCGCAACGCCGGAGTCCTCATCAGAGATTATTCTGAGTTGGCAAGATAATTCAGATGATGAACAAGGATTTATCATAGAACGCAAAATCGGTTTATACGGAGCTTATGAGGAGACGCTATTTGTTAGTCCCACTGATATCCCCTCTGCTCCATCAATGGTTCATGCCCCAGATAGTGACCTTTCACCTGATACAAACTATTATTATCGCATAAGGACTTATAATGGGAACGGGCGTAGCGGGTATTCTAACGAAGCTAACGCTGAAACTGCTCTAGTAGCCCCCTCCGGATTAACAGCCACGGCTATTTCCGCTTCTCAAATAAACCTGTCCTGGACAGATAACTCCCAGACTGAAGACGGATTTATAATAGAGCGATGGAACGGCTCAGATTTTGTCCAGATTGCGACTGTTGGCCCTAACACAGTTGATTTCTCCGATGTAAATCTTAAACCAAATACATATTACCTATATCGCGTAAAAGCCTATAGGCAAAGCAATTATAGCGACCCTTCTGAGCCAGGAGAAGTGATAAAAAAGTGA
- a CDS encoding helix-turn-helix domain-containing protein — protein sequence MADNTEVNSPWLVIEQLREKHDISKKLLADKLQINYNYLVDLLNGRYSGKIDNQKLRVLAEVFNISIEELMGMIHLDDTDSLSSTVGLPGNMPLYILQPGQPNKPLADKQPPDSFRPGPDTYGQEAYAIRLDDNSLFPPCRPGSVFILSPSKEPNLGDLILVVMNDQRCWLMELNRVTNDMLTLRYYNTGLQPITIMLKDIQYIHTVVSIYTK from the coding sequence ATGGCAGACAACACTGAAGTCAACTCGCCCTGGCTGGTCATCGAACAATTACGGGAAAAACACGATATCTCCAAGAAATTGCTGGCTGATAAACTCCAGATAAACTATAACTACCTGGTTGACCTTCTCAACGGACGCTATTCCGGCAAAATAGACAACCAAAAACTCCGCGTTTTGGCCGAGGTCTTCAATATCTCGATAGAAGAACTGATGGGGATGATCCATCTGGACGATACCGATTCTTTATCCTCAACCGTCGGCCTGCCCGGGAATATGCCCCTGTATATCCTGCAACCGGGACAGCCAAACAAGCCCTTGGCTGATAAACAACCGCCGGACTCGTTCCGGCCCGGACCCGATACCTATGGCCAGGAGGCCTATGCCATTCGCCTCGACGATAACTCCCTATTCCCGCCCTGCCGGCCCGGGAGCGTCTTTATCCTATCCCCCTCTAAAGAACCTAACCTGGGCGACCTTATCCTGGTTGTTATGAATGACCAAAGGTGCTGGCTTATGGAATTGAATAGGGTAACTAATGATATGCTTACCCTTAGGTACTATAATACCGGATTACAACCTATCACCATTATGCTAAAAGACATCCAATATATCCATACCGTAGTATCTATATACACCAAATAG
- a CDS encoding secretin N-terminal domain-containing protein, producing MNRRFIFLVGMIAISLAVLGGPAAIGKEKAEGQPTGFRDQPDQITTFQPPLDPKIQEGLAKMFSLQVKEIKIKDFLTMVQKQSNINIVATKDVDGLLTFLLDKVTIGDALEIALITNKLAKEIKGNIVHIMTEAEYQNIYGEAYNSRRIVKTYRLQNVSAKKMRTFLDNIKTPQLGKIVEDEGTGILIVIDVPDRMLQIDEAVKRLDVPIETRIFELKYARVKDVMDAVNKTLTKEGYGELRVDERMNRLIVNDAPRNMDSIATLIKALDGKPRQVLIETKMIQVVLGSEFSMGINWKQVFSQYSKWEDVKFVGAFPMAGKLGKVTNLETQIGTIPATHYEMVIKALQAYGNNKMISAPRLIAMQDKPAKFMVGSKEAYVTVTTTQTQSSTTSSESVQFEDVGIILEVTPTINEDRFIEMKVKPEISSVTKQIQTSSGNIIPIVEKATTDTVVMVKDGVTIVIAGLIKDEKQSQKNGVPILSQIPIIGMFFGSTTDTTVKTETVIFLTPYIISGDVDASILSKKKELEELMDKKLKELKPIK from the coding sequence ATGAACAGAAGATTTATTTTTCTGGTCGGCATGATAGCGATAAGCCTGGCGGTTTTGGGCGGCCCGGCGGCTATCGGCAAAGAGAAAGCCGAAGGCCAACCGACCGGATTCCGGGACCAGCCGGACCAGATTACGACTTTCCAGCCGCCGCTTGACCCCAAGATACAGGAAGGCCTGGCCAAGATGTTTTCGCTTCAGGTTAAGGAAATAAAAATAAAAGATTTTTTGACCATGGTGCAGAAACAGAGCAATATTAATATCGTGGCAACCAAGGACGTCGATGGTTTGCTGACATTCCTGCTGGACAAAGTAACCATCGGGGATGCGCTGGAAATCGCGCTGATTACCAACAAGCTGGCCAAGGAGATAAAAGGCAATATTGTCCACATCATGACCGAAGCCGAATACCAGAATATTTACGGCGAGGCGTACAACAGCCGGCGGATTGTCAAGACTTACAGGTTGCAGAATGTTTCAGCCAAGAAGATGAGGACTTTTCTGGATAATATCAAGACTCCGCAATTAGGCAAGATAGTCGAAGACGAAGGAACCGGCATTTTAATTGTTATCGACGTGCCGGACCGGATGCTCCAGATTGATGAAGCCGTAAAGCGGTTGGACGTGCCGATAGAAACACGGATATTTGAGTTGAAATACGCCCGAGTGAAAGACGTTATGGATGCGGTTAATAAGACTTTGACTAAGGAAGGCTACGGTGAATTGAGGGTTGACGAGCGGATGAACCGGTTAATTGTAAATGATGCTCCGCGTAATATGGACAGTATTGCGACATTGATAAAGGCTCTGGACGGCAAACCCAGGCAGGTGTTGATAGAAACCAAGATGATACAGGTGGTGCTGGGCAGCGAGTTTTCGATGGGCATTAACTGGAAACAGGTATTTTCTCAGTATTCCAAATGGGAAGACGTGAAGTTTGTCGGTGCATTCCCGATGGCCGGAAAACTGGGCAAGGTGACCAACCTGGAGACGCAAATCGGAACTATTCCGGCCACCCATTATGAGATGGTGATAAAGGCATTACAGGCGTATGGTAACAATAAGATGATTTCCGCGCCGAGATTGATTGCCATGCAGGATAAGCCGGCTAAATTCATGGTCGGCTCCAAAGAGGCTTACGTGACCGTGACTACCACCCAGACGCAATCATCAACCACCAGTTCGGAAAGCGTCCAGTTCGAAGACGTGGGTATTATATTGGAAGTGACGCCGACAATTAACGAGGACCGGTTTATCGAAATGAAGGTGAAGCCTGAGATATCATCGGTGACCAAGCAGATACAGACTTCCAGCGGAAATATTATACCGATTGTGGAAAAAGCCACGACCGATACTGTTGTCATGGTCAAAGACGGCGTGACCATAGTTATTGCCGGTTTGATTAAGGACGAGAAACAGAGCCAGAAGAATGGCGTGCCGATTCTGTCGCAGATACCGATAATCGGCATGTTTTTTGGTTCGACTACAGATACCACGGTCAAGACTGAAACAGTCATATTTTTGACACCATACATTATATCCGGCGATGTGGACGCTTCGATTCTCTCCAAGAAAAAGGAATTGGAAGAATTAATGGATAAAAAATTAAAAGAATTAAAGCCTATAAAATAA
- a CDS encoding ParB/RepB/Spo0J family partition protein translates to MVDKKLGRGLEANIDDLSGLVNPGAPVIPPAPAEPVQSESSPKRLGRGFSDLLEEINAQVAPTQPEPKPEPGPRPAERPVFVQPDPLLSTPEAQRAMVMIDTGKVIPNRFQPRKTFDNKALEELANSIKTSGVIQPIVVRPQADGRYEIVTGERRWRASVLLGRQTIPAIMQNIDDRQMLEWALVENIQRKDLNPIERARAYRDLLTGFNLTQEEIAKRVGLERSTVANFLRLLELPGQVQDDIASGALSPTHALPLLSIDSPELQVKLALRARKQAMTVRRLNYIINWIKNRRGRQAAAASPEANRSQLVLKEIEERLRAQLGCKVTINSPDQKRGKLTLEFFSPEGFQRIIDQLDK, encoded by the coding sequence ATGGTGGATAAAAAGTTAGGCCGCGGTTTAGAAGCTAACATTGACGACCTGAGCGGGTTGGTTAATCCCGGCGCGCCGGTGATACCGCCAGCGCCGGCGGAGCCGGTCCAGTCAGAGTCGTCACCCAAACGGCTGGGGCGCGGGTTTTCGGACCTGCTGGAGGAGATAAACGCCCAGGTGGCGCCGACACAGCCGGAGCCGAAGCCCGAACCCGGTCCGCGTCCGGCAGAGAGGCCGGTGTTCGTCCAGCCCGATCCGTTATTGTCCACGCCGGAGGCCCAGCGCGCGATGGTGATGATTGACACCGGCAAGGTCATTCCCAACCGGTTCCAGCCGCGCAAGACCTTTGACAATAAGGCGCTGGAGGAGCTGGCTAATTCCATCAAGACCAGCGGCGTCATCCAGCCGATAGTAGTCCGGCCCCAGGCCGATGGCCGCTACGAAATCGTGACCGGCGAGCGGCGCTGGCGGGCCAGCGTATTGCTGGGTAGGCAGACCATTCCGGCCATAATGCAGAATATCGACGACCGCCAGATGCTGGAATGGGCGCTGGTCGAGAACATTCAGCGCAAAGACCTGAATCCGATAGAGCGGGCCCGGGCTTACCGCGACTTGCTGACCGGTTTTAACCTGACCCAGGAGGAGATTGCCAAACGGGTCGGGCTGGAGCGCTCGACCGTGGCCAATTTTCTGCGCTTGCTGGAACTGCCCGGCCAGGTGCAGGACGATATCGCCAGCGGAGCGCTTTCGCCCACGCACGCCCTGCCGTTGTTGTCCATCGATTCGCCGGAACTGCAGGTCAAGCTGGCATTGCGGGCCCGGAAGCAGGCCATGACCGTCCGGCGGCTGAACTATATCATCAACTGGATAAAGAACCGGCGCGGCCGCCAGGCAGCCGCGGCATCACCCGAGGCAAACCGGTCGCAGCTGGTGTTGAAGGAAATCGAGGAGCGGCTCCGGGCTCAGCTGGGCTGTAAAGTGACCATCAACTCGCCGGACCAGAAACGCGGCAAGCTGACGCTGGAGTTCTTCAGCCCCGAAGGCTTTCAGCGGATAATAGACCAGCTGGATAAGTAA
- a CDS encoding ParA family protein: protein MKTIAIVNQKGGVGKTTTAINLAYNLALANKRVLLVDLDPQANATSGLGIKAPAGVGVLQVITDGRVGPGSIIPHPLSDKLFVMPSSIRVAGLEALLGTSAGQARLRDVLQSLGKSGDNAYDYALIDGPPSLSSFLTAALMAANSALIPVQCEYFAMEGITQIIHIIRDIKQSRNPNLFVEGVVLTMYDDASQLNKEVVGEVRKHFANICYNTIIPRDTALAEAASFGQPVLEYDVTAVGTYGYVELVREVLYGKTLIPKR from the coding sequence ATGAAAACCATTGCTATCGTTAATCAAAAGGGCGGGGTGGGCAAGACGACCACGGCTATCAACCTGGCTTATAATCTGGCTCTGGCAAATAAGCGGGTGTTGCTGGTCGACCTTGACCCGCAGGCCAATGCCACCAGCGGGCTGGGCATCAAGGCTCCGGCCGGCGTTGGCGTGCTTCAGGTCATTACCGACGGCCGGGTCGGGCCGGGTTCTATTATACCGCATCCGCTTTCGGATAAGCTGTTCGTGATGCCGTCGTCCATCCGGGTGGCCGGGCTGGAGGCCTTGCTCGGAACCTCGGCCGGACAGGCCAGGCTCCGGGACGTGCTCCAGTCGCTGGGTAAATCCGGGGATAACGCTTACGATTACGCCCTGATAGACGGCCCGCCGTCGTTGAGCTCGTTCCTGACAGCGGCGCTGATGGCGGCCAACTCGGCTTTGATTCCGGTCCAGTGCGAATATTTTGCCATGGAGGGCATTACCCAGATTATCCATATCATTCGCGACATCAAGCAGTCGCGCAATCCCAATCTTTTTGTTGAGGGCGTGGTGCTGACGATGTATGATGACGCCAGCCAGCTCAATAAGGAGGTGGTCGGCGAGGTGCGCAAGCATTTTGCCAACATCTGTTATAATACCATAATTCCGCGCGATACGGCGCTGGCCGAGGCGGCCAGTTTCGGACAGCCGGTGCTGGAATACGACGTAACTGCTGTGGGAACATATGGTTATGTCGAACTGGTCCGGGAAGTACTATATGGAAAAACACTAATACCTAAACGCTAA
- a CDS encoding TMEM165/GDT1 family protein, with protein MLEDLLMPLGLVAVAELGDKTQLSILLLSSRTNRHLALLFGVTLAFLIVDGAAILIGSCATSFLPMTPIKIGSGVVFILCGLVTLRSKPDEGEAKAYSGNPFLAGFGLILLTEWGDKTQIVAGLFATQYNPLWVLLGTMVALIALSVMAIYLGRFLGAKLNKRLISKIAGAVFILIGVVVIMEALVSVK; from the coding sequence ATGTTAGAAGACTTATTGATGCCGTTGGGGCTGGTGGCGGTGGCTGAACTGGGCGACAAGACCCAGTTGTCGATACTGCTGTTATCCAGCCGGACTAATCGGCACCTGGCATTGCTTTTTGGGGTGACCCTGGCGTTCTTGATAGTGGACGGCGCGGCCATACTGATAGGTTCGTGCGCCACCAGTTTCCTGCCGATGACCCCGATAAAGATAGGTTCGGGCGTGGTCTTTATCCTGTGCGGCCTGGTTACACTGAGAAGTAAGCCGGATGAGGGCGAGGCTAAGGCGTATTCCGGGAATCCCTTTTTGGCCGGATTTGGGCTGATACTCCTGACCGAATGGGGGGATAAGACTCAGATCGTAGCCGGTCTGTTTGCCACCCAATATAACCCGCTCTGGGTGCTATTGGGGACGATGGTGGCGCTTATCGCCCTTTCGGTTATGGCTATTTATCTGGGCAGGTTCTTGGGGGCAAAGCTTAATAAGAGGTTGATAAGCAAGATTGCCGGAGCGGTGTTTATCCTTATTGGGGTAGTGGTTATTATGGAGGCTTTGGTGTCTGTCAAGTAG